In the Thermosipho japonicus genome, one interval contains:
- a CDS encoding ATP-binding protein, producing the protein MDFSYVYSQNPWWEDSKSIYLDMHIRKFEKSKFKYIPCFMKNLKNYKNGIYILKGPRQIGKTTVLKLLIKDLIEKNVNPSNILYVTLDLISNENDLTQILIDYFSIKNNIKEKKYLFLDEISSVNNWQKSIKYLYDTGRLENAFVVLTGSSSYDLKKSSERLPGRREFGKDIVYLPVSFKEYITQNHKIDFQYKLEDLFEISEKELKTLNLKLTRFKEDFKTYINTGGFPKVINDFFENNSISEETLNTYTNYLYGDIERFNRSRLILNQLLFKIPDLIGQRFSWNSLYNEIEGTGSKNTIEDYFTLLSMNFLFGILFFYDFPKKTIKPKKQKKIYPIDLIITFVIEKITNTQIKLPVKIEQIVFTHLLKYSKDLPEGLMLYNGPYFWYSQKGKEIDFLINLKSDIIPIEVKFQNNISPSDYLTMKKVFQKGILITKNSVFKKDNIVALPIESFLLIT; encoded by the coding sequence TGAAAAAAGTAAATTTAAGTACATACCTTGTTTTATGAAAAATTTAAAAAATTACAAGAATGGTATTTACATATTAAAAGGTCCAAGGCAGATTGGAAAAACAACAGTATTAAAACTTCTCATCAAAGATCTTATTGAAAAAAATGTTAATCCATCAAATATCCTTTATGTAACCCTTGATTTAATAAGCAACGAGAACGACCTTACGCAAATTCTAATTGATTATTTTTCCATTAAAAACAACATAAAAGAAAAAAAGTATTTGTTCCTTGATGAAATTTCAAGTGTAAATAATTGGCAGAAATCTATTAAATATCTATATGATACAGGAAGACTAGAAAATGCATTTGTAGTATTAACTGGCTCTTCTTCATATGATTTAAAAAAATCTTCTGAAAGACTTCCTGGAAGAAGGGAATTTGGGAAAGATATAGTGTATTTACCAGTTTCTTTTAAAGAGTATATTACTCAAAATCACAAGATCGACTTTCAGTACAAATTGGAAGATTTATTCGAAATTAGTGAAAAAGAGTTAAAAACATTAAATCTAAAACTTACAAGGTTTAAAGAAGATTTTAAAACATACATTAATACTGGAGGGTTTCCAAAAGTAATTAACGATTTCTTTGAAAATAACTCTATATCTGAAGAAACTTTAAATACATATACAAACTACTTGTATGGTGATATTGAACGGTTTAATCGTTCAAGGTTAATATTAAATCAATTACTTTTTAAGATTCCAGATTTAATAGGTCAACGTTTTTCCTGGAATTCTCTTTATAATGAAATTGAAGGAACTGGTTCGAAAAATACAATTGAGGATTACTTTACCTTATTAAGCATGAATTTTCTTTTTGGAATTTTATTTTTCTATGACTTTCCTAAAAAAACAATTAAACCTAAAAAGCAAAAAAAGATTTACCCAATAGATTTAATTATAACATTTGTTATAGAAAAAATTACTAACACCCAAATTAAATTACCTGTAAAAATTGAGCAAATTGTCTTTACCCACCTTTTAAAATACTCAAAAGATTTACCTGAGGGATTAATGTTATATAACGGACCATATTTTTGGTACTCTCAGAAAGGAAAGGAAATTGATTTCTTAATTAATCTAAAAAGTGACATTATTCCAATAGAAGTTAAATTTCAAAACAACATTTCTCCTTCTGATTACTTAACAATGAAAAAAGTATTTCAAAAAGGTATTTTAATAACAAAAAATAGTGTATTTAAAAAGGATAATATAGTAGCACTTCCAATTGAATCATTTTTACTTATTACGTAA
- a CDS encoding ATP-binding protein: MKFVDRIDEIKFLEKEYNKKTSSFIVLYGRRRVGKTRLIKEFIKNKDSVYFLATEESETENIKTFQNILYSKYKIPLLDNNKLLSWNDLFYIISTLKFEKKLIIVIDEFQYLLKSNKGFSSILQKAWDEYLKDKNIMLIISGSALSMIKREVLSYSSPLYGRRTGQINLKPIKFKYFKEFFENKNIDLIKLYSLTGGIPKYIEILELKENIYDTIKENFLNVNSYLFEEPYLLLEKELKDIGSYFSIIKVIANGNNKLSKISASLGIKQTSLSYYLNNLIELDILEREVPILEKNPQTSKKGIYKIKDNFLNFWFKFIYPYKSYIEIGNIDFVMNIIKKSFIERHVSFIFEDISREELIDLNLNDKLPVKLSKIGRWWDKNLEIDIVGVDKENKPILFGECKYTKKPVDLDVYYVLVEKSKKLLKDNNHNNLYFVFFSYNGYTKNFIDKAKKEKNILIFEGDLSENY; this comes from the coding sequence ATGAAATTTGTTGATAGAATTGACGAAATAAAATTTTTAGAAAAAGAGTACAATAAAAAAACTTCTTCCTTTATAGTATTGTATGGCAGAAGAAGAGTGGGAAAGACAAGACTTATAAAAGAATTCATCAAAAACAAAGATAGTGTATATTTTTTGGCAACCGAGGAAAGTGAAACAGAAAATATTAAAACATTCCAAAATATCCTCTATTCAAAATATAAAATCCCACTGCTTGATAATAACAAATTATTAAGCTGGAATGACCTTTTTTATATAATTTCAACCTTAAAATTTGAGAAAAAACTAATTATAGTGATAGATGAATTCCAATATTTATTAAAGTCTAATAAAGGCTTTTCATCTATTTTGCAAAAAGCATGGGATGAATATTTGAAAGATAAAAATATAATGCTAATTATTTCTGGATCGGCACTTTCTATGATAAAAAGAGAAGTTCTTTCATATTCAAGTCCACTATATGGAAGAAGAACTGGTCAAATAAATCTTAAGCCAATTAAATTTAAATATTTCAAAGAGTTTTTTGAAAATAAAAATATTGACTTAATAAAACTCTATTCTTTAACTGGGGGAATTCCAAAATATATAGAAATATTAGAATTAAAAGAGAATATATACGACACTATTAAAGAAAATTTTTTAAACGTTAATTCTTATCTATTCGAAGAGCCCTATCTTTTACTGGAAAAAGAGTTGAAAGATATAGGATCATATTTTTCAATAATAAAGGTCATCGCGAACGGAAATAATAAACTCTCAAAAATTTCAGCAAGCCTTGGCATAAAGCAAACATCTCTAAGCTATTATCTAAACAATCTAATCGAGCTTGATATATTGGAAAGAGAAGTTCCGATTTTAGAAAAAAATCCACAAACAAGTAAAAAAGGAATATATAAAATAAAAGATAATTTTTTAAATTTTTGGTTTAAGTTTATATATCCGTATAAAAGTTATATAGAAATTGGAAACATTGATTTTGTTATGAACATAATAAAAAAATCCTTTATTGAAAGACATGTAAGCTTTATATTCGAAGATATCAGTAGAGAAGAATTGATAGATTTAAATTTAAATGATAAATTACCAGTGAAATTATCAAAAATTGGAAGATGGTGGGACAAAAACTTGGAAATTGATATTGTAGGAGTAGACAAAGAAAATAAACCAATTCTTTTTGGAGAGTGTAAATATACAAAAAAACCAGTAGATTTAGATGTGTATTATGTTTTGGTAGAGAAATCAAAAAAGCTTTTAAAAGATAACAATCATAATAATTTGTATTTTGTTTTCTTTTCGTATAATGGATATACAAAAAATTTTATAGATAAAGCAAAAAAGGAAAAAAATATACTTATTTTTGAAGGAGATTTATCCGAAAATTATTAA
- a CDS encoding ATP-binding protein: protein MNFDDLYIMNPWWKFKNEVYNDKHIVSFENSKFKYYPEKLFREIDLSNPGIYTLRGPRQIGKTTFLKLLTKKLIKNNANPLNIFYLTCDGLKDRHELTEILKVYFQTYNTPKEEMKYIFLDEVTSIEDWQYSIKYLADIGLLDNSLLILTGSSAYDLKSSSERLPGRKGYGKDLVYLPITFREFLKNLKVEIEKKEIEEILSLSEEELKSLQFKYSYIQEYFLKYINCGGFPTIIDEFLNTGTISELTRKIYKDFILGDAEKYIKSRTSIIEIFKKIPDIIGQRFSWNSLKEHLSGVFESVDTVQKYFGYFGYSFIFSTLFFVDISKKTIKPKKQKKIYPVDNIVNLVIYDLTGKEIGLPQRIEMLTLNHILKNEDVVDNGLNLYHGPFFWYSDRGNEIDFVFDYKGKLIPIEVKYQNKINKFDYFGMKKVFKKGILITKDTAFKDENIVGIPAWLFFAVKE, encoded by the coding sequence ATGAATTTTGATGATTTATACATAATGAACCCCTGGTGGAAATTTAAAAATGAAGTTTATAACGATAAACACATAGTTTCATTTGAAAATAGTAAATTCAAGTATTATCCAGAAAAATTATTTAGAGAAATAGATTTATCAAATCCTGGTATATACACCTTAAGAGGCCCCAGACAAATAGGAAAAACTACATTTCTAAAGCTTTTAACAAAAAAACTCATTAAAAATAACGCAAACCCATTAAATATATTCTATCTAACATGTGACGGTTTAAAAGACAGACATGAATTAACAGAAATTCTCAAAGTTTATTTTCAAACATACAACACACCAAAAGAAGAAATGAAATATATTTTTCTAGACGAAGTAACTTCAATAGAAGACTGGCAATATTCAATAAAATATTTGGCAGATATTGGACTTTTAGATAATTCTTTGCTAATTCTTACAGGTTCATCGGCATACGATTTAAAAAGCTCAAGTGAAAGACTTCCTGGAAGAAAAGGGTATGGAAAAGATTTAGTTTATCTTCCAATAACTTTCAGAGAATTTTTAAAAAACTTAAAGGTTGAAATTGAGAAAAAAGAAATTGAAGAAATTTTATCTCTGTCTGAAGAAGAATTAAAATCATTACAATTTAAATATTCATATATTCAAGAATATTTCTTAAAATATATAAATTGTGGTGGTTTTCCTACAATTATTGATGAATTTCTTAATACTGGAACAATCAGTGAATTAACAAGAAAAATTTACAAAGATTTTATCTTGGGAGATGCAGAAAAATACATAAAATCAAGGACGAGTATTATAGAAATCTTCAAAAAGATTCCAGATATAATAGGCCAGCGATTTTCTTGGAATTCTTTAAAAGAACATTTAAGTGGTGTTTTTGAAAGTGTTGATACCGTACAAAAATACTTTGGATATTTTGGATACAGCTTTATCTTTTCAACTCTTTTCTTTGTGGACATTTCCAAAAAAACAATAAAGCCAAAAAAACAAAAGAAAATTTATCCAGTGGATAATATCGTAAATTTAGTAATTTACGACTTAACTGGAAAAGAAATAGGACTGCCTCAACGCATTGAAATGTTAACCCTTAACCACATTTTAAAAAATGAAGACGTAGTTGATAATGGTTTAAACTTATACCACGGTCCCTTTTTTTGGTATTCCGATCGCGGTAACGAAATTGATTTTGTTTTTGATTACAAAGGAAAATTAATTCCCATTGAAGTAAAATACCAAAATAAGATAAATAAATTTGATTATTTTGGCATGAAAAAAGTTTTTAAAAAAGGGATTTTAATAACTAAAGATACAGCTTTTAAAGATGAAAATATAGTTGGAATTCCTGCATGGTTATTTTTTGCTGTTAAAGAATAA
- a CDS encoding P-loop NTPase fold protein encodes MENKKLKYIVEALFDKPIDDKELLVNRKKQLEHLNKIAYFQPMGIFGVCGETGVGKTTTLNFINAENAKRLYILITEKDSKEVIIGDFLYKLSLLEINSKNKKVRKLATEARDFILNEMSYNTSYGGGVSFAANVSYEKSINNKKRFNIYSVKEYIDNLLSLLIEEYGKVLIIIDELDKEKKEEVLNILDSLKSVLFKENIITIVSLPFSIYREYSNDRMRWNESGNLENIFKDMVFLEPLTSEDIKKMILKRIKEYPDYFEMDALDEIATFSDGNPRDALWIAQQVVLFNTDKNKITKELVKKGIRRIISQNLNNSLSFTDIQKTILKELAKEPVDRTTLVKRLEKKVKRQTVYTYINRMKDEGIILEKSGILYLPSKIKYYVEIL; translated from the coding sequence GTGGAAAATAAAAAGCTTAAATATATAGTTGAAGCCTTATTTGACAAACCGATTGATGACAAAGAGCTTTTAGTAAACAGAAAAAAGCAACTGGAACACTTAAATAAAATTGCATATTTTCAGCCAATGGGCATCTTTGGGGTATGCGGTGAAACAGGCGTTGGAAAAACAACTACACTAAACTTTATCAATGCAGAAAATGCAAAAAGACTATATATACTAATTACTGAAAAAGACTCTAAGGAAGTAATAATAGGTGATTTTCTATACAAACTTTCTCTTTTAGAAATAAATTCAAAAAATAAAAAGGTTAGAAAATTAGCAACTGAGGCAAGAGATTTTATACTGAACGAAATGAGTTACAATACCTCATACGGTGGTGGAGTTAGTTTTGCTGCAAATGTTTCATATGAAAAATCAATAAACAATAAAAAGAGATTTAATATTTATTCAGTTAAAGAATACATCGACAATCTCTTATCTTTGCTAATAGAAGAATATGGCAAAGTATTGATCATAATAGATGAACTAGATAAGGAAAAAAAAGAAGAAGTTTTAAATATTTTAGATTCTCTAAAAAGTGTTTTGTTTAAAGAAAATATAATAACAATTGTTTCATTACCATTTTCTATATATAGAGAATATTCAAATGATAGAATGAGGTGGAATGAAAGCGGTAATTTAGAAAATATATTTAAAGATATGGTCTTTCTTGAACCATTAACATCAGAAGATATTAAAAAGATGATTCTAAAAAGAATAAAAGAATACCCTGATTACTTTGAAATGGACGCACTAGATGAAATAGCAACTTTCAGCGATGGAAATCCAAGAGATGCTCTGTGGATAGCACAGCAAGTAGTACTCTTTAATACCGATAAAAATAAAATTACCAAAGAGTTAGTTAAAAAAGGAATAAGAAGAATAATCTCTCAAAACCTTAACAATTCACTGTCTTTTACAGATATACAAAAAACAATATTAAAAGAGCTTGCAAAAGAACCGGTAGATAGAACTACACTTGTCAAAAGGCTCGAAAAAAAGGTAAAACGCCAGACTGTTTATACATACATTAACAGAATGAAAGATGAAGGTATTATACTTGAAAAATCTGGAATACTGTATTTACCATCAAAGATAAAATATTATGTAGAAATTCTTTAA
- a CDS encoding AlbA family DNA-binding domain-containing protein — MILSEIRKGEGKNLEFKERLSAKNKESFLKTVVAFANGSGGKIIFGIKDKTREIVGILEDEIFSLMDSITNMIHDKCFPTIIPEIYIENVGNKKLLVVEIYPGPQKPYYLKSKTKEVYIRIGATTRKASEEIIRSLERQKFNMSYDEDIIYDASYNEKEISNLKKDFLNLTGKKLTKSDLYNLKILKNIRQRDYLTVGGALLIGKNNLFDYAKISCARFKGISLSTKEFIDQKEYSGPLYKQVESAFNFAMEHIEKRGEIKGLKREDSYIVPIEAIREALVNAVVHRDYSIKGSDIKLAIFDDRVEITSPGGLPGNLSVDLILQGRSEIRNRVIARFFKEIGYVEQWGTGIKRIVELCKARNLKEPEFIDDGAFFKVIIYKVPDSAGGVPDSAGGVPDSAGYENKILDFLYKNDKITRVDVEQLFNVKERRARDILKNMVDKGILKRKGKGSKVYYELNKARDFFIQDE; from the coding sequence ATGATACTTTCTGAAATTAGAAAAGGTGAAGGTAAAAATTTAGAATTTAAAGAAAGGCTTTCTGCTAAGAATAAGGAATCTTTTTTGAAAACTGTTGTAGCATTTGCTAATGGTTCAGGTGGAAAAATAATTTTTGGAATAAAAGATAAAACAAGAGAGATAGTTGGAATTTTGGAAGATGAAATTTTTTCTTTAATGGATAGTATAACAAACATGATACATGATAAATGCTTTCCGACGATTATACCTGAAATATATATTGAAAATGTTGGGAATAAAAAACTACTTGTGGTTGAAATTTATCCTGGACCACAAAAACCGTATTATTTGAAAAGTAAAACTAAGGAAGTATATATTAGAATTGGAGCCACAACAAGAAAAGCAAGTGAAGAGATAATACGGTCGCTTGAGAGGCAAAAATTTAACATGTCTTATGATGAAGATATAATCTATGATGCAAGCTATAATGAAAAGGAAATTTCTAATCTAAAAAAAGATTTTCTAAACTTAACGGGTAAAAAATTGACAAAGTCTGATTTATATAATCTAAAAATATTGAAGAATATAAGGCAAAGAGATTATTTAACAGTGGGTGGGGCACTGTTAATTGGTAAAAATAATCTTTTTGATTATGCCAAAATTAGCTGTGCAAGATTTAAAGGAATTAGCTTATCCACAAAAGAATTTATTGATCAAAAAGAGTATTCTGGACCTCTTTATAAGCAAGTTGAAAGTGCATTCAACTTTGCCATGGAACACATTGAAAAAAGAGGAGAGATAAAAGGATTAAAAAGGGAAGATAGTTATATTGTTCCAATTGAAGCAATCAGAGAAGCTTTAGTGAATGCTGTTGTTCATAGGGACTATTCGATTAAAGGATCAGATATCAAACTTGCAATTTTTGATGATAGAGTTGAAATAACTTCTCCGGGTGGACTTCCGGGGAATCTAAGTGTTGATCTTATTCTGCAAGGTCGCTCAGAAATTAGAAATAGAGTTATTGCAAGATTTTTTAAAGAAATAGGTTATGTTGAACAGTGGGGAACGGGAATAAAGAGAATTGTGGAATTATGTAAGGCAAGAAATTTAAAAGAACCAGAATTTATTGATGACGGAGCATTTTTTAAAGTAATAATTTACAAAGTGCCGGATAGTGCCGGGGGAGTGCCGGATAGTGCCGGGGGAGTGCCGGATAGTGCCGGGTATGAAAATAAAATATTGGATTTTCTTTATAAGAATGATAAGATTACTAGAGTTGATGTTGAACAACTTTTTAATGTAAAAGAAAGAAGAGCAAGAGATATTTTGAAAAATATGGTAGATAAAGGTATTTTAAAAAGAAAAGGTAAAGGCTCAAAAGTTTATTATGAATTAAATAAAGCCAGAGACTTTTTCATTCAAGATGAATAA